In endosymbiont of Galathealinum brachiosum, the DNA window ATTAATCATCACGACCTTTTTTATGTTGATGTCTGTAGAAAGTCAGGCAGGTCGTCAGGGCATAAGTTTTTATTACGGTTTAGGTCTTGGTGCAGTAGCTCCTACTGACTTTGATGTGAGTGCGACCGGTGATCTTATGTTCGGCATTGAAGAAGATGGCTGGGCACTCGAGCTTATCGGTTATGGCAGTGTTGAGGCCGGGTCTAATAATAGCGCCGTAGACTATTCAGTAAGTGGCAACCATATTGGGCTGGCATATAGAACGATTGAAAAAGACGGTCAATGGTACAAATTCAAAGTAAGTGGAACGGACATGGACTTCGACCTTAGCAACACAACAACTGATACTGTTACTAGCGGTAACAGTTACACATTTGGCTGGGGGATGCGGATGAACAGGGAAGCACGTCTTGAAATAGATTACAGTTATTACAAGAGTGACGATCTGGCTGACGCAGTTCATATGGCAACTGTTAGATATTTCTGGGGTGGCTCAGAATATCAGGGTAGCTCATACTAAATAGAAAAATCTATAACAGAACAATAAAAAGGCAGACCTGATGGTCTGCCTTTTTATTTTTTATAATCAATATTTAACGATTCAAGTTTTGATGAAAAACCAGCCCACTTTATATTAATCCAGTGACTGAATTAAATCCTGCAGCCTCTGTTGCGTACCTATATCCATCCACTTTCCATTATACAATTCACCACTGATTTTATTTTCAGAAATGTACTTCCTTATCATGGGTGCTAATGGAAATTTATCATTAACCTGTCCTTTAAAAAAATCAGCCGAATAAACACCAATCCCGCTAAAGGTAAAATTATCAGATTGCTTTTCAATTAAGCGATTATTTAGAATTGCAAAATCTCCTTCAGGGTTATGCTCAGGGTTATTTACCAATACCAGATGCGCTTTATCTTTTAGTGAAAAATTAATTAATTTTTCAAATGGGTAATCAGTCCATACATCTCCATTAACAACCAGAAAAGCATCATCTCCCAGCAAAGGCAAAGCATTAACAATACCTCCTCCAGTTTCCAGCGCCTGCCCCCCTTCATTTGAAT includes these proteins:
- a CDS encoding mannose-1-phosphate guanylyltransferase, with amino-acid sequence MKVMILAAGRGERMRPLTDSVPKPLIKAGTKRLIEFHLYNLARAGFKDVVINVAWLGQKIIDTIGNGEKYNLNIEYSNEGGQALETGGGIVNALPLLGDDAFLVVNGDVWTDYPFEKLINFSLKDKAHLVLVNNPEHNPEGDFAILNNRLIEKQSDNFTFSGIGVYSADFFKGQVNDKFPLAPMIRKYISENKISGELYNGKWMDIGTQQRLQDLIQSLD